One genomic region from Armatimonadota bacterium encodes:
- the recR gene encoding recombination mediator RecR, translated as MHAPPLARLVDALGTLPTIGPKTAQRLAYHILRLPPEQAEALAQAILEARARTRYCSVCWNLTDEDPCAICRNPQRTASVICVVEDPRDVVALERTREFKGRYHVLHGAISPLDGVGPDDLRIAELLERVRTGEVDEVIVATNPQVEGEATAIYLARLLKPLGVRVTRIAHGLPVGADLEYADEVTLARALEGRREL; from the coding sequence ATGCACGCCCCACCCCTGGCCCGTCTGGTCGACGCGCTCGGCACCCTCCCCACCATCGGCCCCAAGACGGCGCAGCGCCTCGCCTACCACATCCTGCGCCTCCCGCCCGAGCAGGCGGAGGCCCTGGCCCAGGCCATCCTGGAGGCGCGGGCGCGCACCCGCTACTGCAGCGTCTGCTGGAACCTCACCGACGAGGACCCCTGCGCCATCTGCCGGAATCCCCAGCGCACCGCCTCGGTGATCTGCGTCGTGGAGGACCCGCGGGACGTCGTGGCGCTGGAGCGCACGCGCGAGTTCAAGGGCCGCTACCACGTCCTGCACGGCGCCATCTCCCCGCTGGACGGGGTGGGGCCCGACGACCTGCGGATCGCAGAGCTGCTGGAACGCGTGCGCACCGGCGAGGTGGACGAGGTCATCGTGGCCACCAACCCGCAGGTGGAGGGCGAGGCGACGGCGATCTACCTGGCCAGGCTGCTCAAGCCGCTCGGCGTGCGGGTGACGCGCATCGCCCACGGCCTGCCGGTGGGGGCCGACCTGGAGTACGCCGACGAGGTGACCCTGGCGCGCGCCCTGGAGGGGCGGCGGGAGCTGTAA
- a CDS encoding YbaB/EbfC family nucleoid-associated protein — MFNVGKMMKQVQKLQAEMARMQEELAAERVEVTVGGGAVRAVANGHGELVDLTIDPAAVDPGDVALLQDLVRAAVNEVQRKARALGEERMRALTGGVRFPGLAI, encoded by the coding sequence ATGTTCAACGTCGGGAAGATGATGAAGCAGGTGCAGAAGCTCCAGGCCGAGATGGCCCGCATGCAGGAGGAGCTGGCGGCCGAACGGGTGGAGGTCACCGTAGGGGGCGGCGCGGTGCGGGCGGTGGCCAACGGGCACGGGGAGCTCGTGGACCTCACCATCGACCCTGCGGCCGTGGACCCCGGCGACGTGGCGCTCCTCCAGGACCTGGTGCGGGCGGCGGTGAACGAGGTTCAGCGCAAGGCGCGGGCGCTGGGCGAGGAGCGGATGCGCGCGCTGACGGGAGGAGTCCGCTTCCCCGGTCTCGCCATCTGA